Proteins encoded in a region of the Streptomyces violaceoruber genome:
- a CDS encoding ABC transporter permease yields the protein MSTATSSENKDLSPVSTESLAALLVTRERPPRPSALSTSLTFGWRAILKIKHVPEQLFDVTAFPIMNLLMFTYLFGGALAGSPRDYIQFVLPGILVMSVVMITMYTGVSVNIDIEKGVFDRIRSLPIWRPSAMVGYLLGDALRYTIASVVMLSVGLLLGYRPDGGFVGVVAGIALLLLFSFAFSWIWTMFGLMLRTEKSVMSVSMMVIFPLTFLSNVFVDPKTMPGWLQAFVNNSPITHLASAVRGLMAGDWPGAEIAWTLGWAALFLLVFGPVTMRLYNRK from the coding sequence ATGAGCACGGCCACGAGCAGCGAGAACAAGGATCTCTCCCCGGTCAGCACCGAGTCGCTGGCGGCCCTGCTGGTGACCAGGGAGCGGCCGCCGCGGCCCAGCGCCCTGTCCACGTCCCTGACCTTCGGCTGGCGCGCGATCCTCAAGATCAAGCACGTGCCGGAGCAGCTCTTCGACGTCACCGCCTTCCCGATCATGAACCTGCTGATGTTCACGTACCTCTTCGGCGGTGCGCTGGCGGGTTCGCCCCGTGACTACATCCAGTTCGTGCTGCCGGGCATCCTCGTGATGTCGGTCGTGATGATCACGATGTACACCGGGGTCTCGGTGAACATCGACATCGAGAAGGGCGTCTTCGACCGCATCCGCTCGCTGCCGATCTGGCGGCCCTCGGCGATGGTCGGCTATCTCCTCGGCGACGCGCTGCGCTACACGATCGCGTCCGTCGTGATGCTCTCCGTCGGGCTGCTGCTCGGCTACCGGCCCGACGGCGGGTTCGTCGGCGTGGTCGCCGGGATCGCCCTGCTGCTGCTCTTCTCGTTCGCCTTCTCATGGATCTGGACGATGTTCGGGCTGATGCTGCGCACCGAGAAGTCGGTGATGAGCGTCAGCATGATGGTGATCTTCCCGCTCACCTTCCTGTCCAACGTCTTCGTCGACCCGAAGACCATGCCGGGCTGGTTGCAGGCCTTCGTCAACAACAGCCCGATCACCCACCTGGCGTCCGCGGTGCGCGGCCTGATGGCGGGCGACTGGCCCGGCGCCGAGATCGCCTGGACGCTGGGCTGGGCGGCCCTGTTCCTGCTGGTCTTCGGACCGGTCACGATGCGGCTCTACAACCGCAAGTAG
- a CDS encoding ATP-binding cassette domain-containing protein yields the protein MSTHTSGLAIETAGLVKTFGETRAVDGVDLAVPAGTVYGVLGPNGAGKTTTVKMLATLLRPDGGHARVFGHDVVHEADEVRGRVSLTGQYASVDEDLTGTENLVLLGRLLGHGKAAARERGDQLLAAFGLTDAAAKQVKHYSGGMRRRIDIAASILNTPDLLFLDEPTTGLDPRSRNQVWDIVRAVVAQGTTVLLTTQYLDEADQLASRIAVIDKGRVIAEGTKGELKASVGAGSVHLRLRDAEERPEAERVLRNLLVAEVQPEPDPVALTARLGVAASDTAADQAAKALGELARAGITVDSFSLGQPSLDEVFLALTGHDTGQSTDGDSGAGTGTGTDKKDGVAA from the coding sequence ATGAGCACGCACACGTCCGGACTCGCCATCGAGACCGCGGGGCTGGTGAAGACGTTCGGTGAGACCCGGGCCGTGGACGGGGTCGACCTCGCCGTGCCCGCCGGCACCGTCTACGGCGTCCTCGGCCCGAACGGCGCCGGCAAGACCACCACGGTGAAGATGCTCGCCACCCTGCTGCGGCCGGACGGCGGCCACGCCCGCGTGTTCGGTCACGACGTGGTGCACGAGGCGGACGAGGTGCGCGGCCGGGTGAGCCTCACCGGGCAGTACGCGTCCGTGGACGAGGACCTCACCGGCACCGAGAACCTGGTCCTGCTGGGCCGGCTCCTCGGGCACGGCAAGGCGGCGGCGCGGGAGCGCGGTGACCAGTTGCTGGCGGCCTTCGGACTGACGGACGCCGCGGCGAAGCAGGTCAAGCACTACTCCGGCGGCATGCGGCGGCGCATCGACATCGCCGCCTCCATCCTCAACACCCCCGACCTGCTCTTCCTCGACGAGCCCACCACCGGACTCGACCCGCGCAGCCGCAACCAGGTGTGGGACATCGTGCGCGCGGTCGTCGCCCAGGGCACGACCGTGCTGCTGACCACGCAGTACCTGGACGAGGCGGACCAGCTGGCGTCCCGGATCGCCGTCATCGACAAGGGGCGGGTGATCGCCGAGGGCACCAAGGGCGAGCTGAAGGCGTCCGTCGGGGCGGGCTCCGTGCATCTGCGGCTGCGGGACGCGGAGGAGCGGCCCGAGGCCGAGCGGGTCCTGCGGAACCTGCTGGTGGCCGAGGTGCAGCCGGAGCCCGACCCGGTGGCGCTGACCGCGCGCCTCGGGGTGGCGGCCAGTGACACCGCCGCCGACCAGGCCGCCAAGGCACTCGGTGAGCTGGCCCGGGCCGGCATCACCGTCGACAGCTTCTCCCTCGGGCAGCCCAGCCTCGACGAGGTCTTCCTCGCGCTGACCGGGCACGACACCGGCCAGAGCACCGACGGCGACTCCGGTGCCGGCACCGGCACCGGCACCGACAAGAAGGACGGGGTGGCGGCATGA
- a CDS encoding potassium channel family protein, which translates to MKLPGQDAIARQADEHFVTYKVKLPRKLVEHPFRQVAKRLSIALLVLVVTAVIVYADHDGYTDNSDGSVDLLDSFYYATVTLSTTGYGDITPVSDAARLTNIFVITPLRVLFLIILVGTTLEALTERTREEWRLNRWRSALRDHTVVVGFGTKGRSAIQTVCATGLRKDQVVVVDPSGKAIEAATAHGYAGVVGDATRSDVLNRAEAYRAKQIIIATQRDDTAVLVTLTARQLNRGAKIVVAVREEENAPLLKQSGADAVITSASAAGRLLGLSVLSPAAGMVMEDLISQGSGLDLVERPVIKAEVGKHPREMDDLVVSVLRGHRVLGYDDPAVGGLELADRLITIVRATPATHVAPDARPLPRD; encoded by the coding sequence GTGAAACTTCCGGGCCAGGACGCCATCGCGCGGCAGGCGGACGAACACTTCGTGACCTACAAGGTGAAGCTCCCCAGGAAACTGGTGGAGCACCCGTTCCGGCAGGTCGCCAAACGACTGTCCATCGCCCTGCTGGTCCTCGTGGTGACGGCCGTCATCGTGTACGCGGACCACGACGGCTACACCGACAACTCCGACGGTTCCGTCGACCTGCTCGACTCCTTCTACTACGCCACCGTCACCCTCTCCACCACCGGATACGGTGACATCACGCCCGTCAGCGACGCCGCCCGGCTGACCAACATCTTCGTCATCACGCCCCTGCGCGTGCTCTTCCTGATCATCCTGGTCGGCACCACGCTGGAAGCCCTCACCGAGCGCACTCGGGAGGAGTGGCGCCTGAACCGCTGGAGGTCCGCCTTGCGGGATCACACCGTCGTCGTCGGCTTCGGAACCAAGGGGCGGTCGGCGATCCAGACCGTCTGCGCGACCGGGCTGCGCAAGGACCAGGTGGTCGTGGTCGACCCGAGCGGCAAGGCCATCGAGGCCGCGACGGCCCACGGCTACGCGGGTGTGGTGGGGGACGCGACCCGCAGCGACGTACTCAACCGGGCCGAGGCGTACCGGGCGAAGCAGATCATCATCGCCACCCAGCGCGACGACACGGCCGTCCTGGTCACGCTGACGGCCCGGCAGCTCAACCGCGGGGCGAAGATCGTGGTCGCGGTCCGCGAGGAGGAGAACGCACCGCTGCTGAAGCAGTCCGGCGCCGACGCCGTGATCACCAGCGCCAGTGCCGCGGGGCGGCTGCTCGGGCTCTCCGTGCTCAGCCCCGCCGCCGGCATGGTCATGGAGGACCTGATCAGCCAGGGCAGCGGACTCGACCTCGTCGAACGGCCGGTCATAAAGGCCGAGGTGGGCAAGCACCCCCGGGAGATGGACGATCTGGTGGTGAGCGTGCTGCGCGGGCACCGGGTCCTGGGCTACGACGACCCGGCCGTGGGCGGGCTGGAGCTGGCGGACCGCCTGATCACGATCGTACGGGCGACGCCGGCCACCCATGTGGCGCCGGACGCCCGCCCGCTCCCCCGCGACTGA